TGGCCTCCTcgattttttttgagaaatcgACAGCTAAATCGGTGTAAATCTCCATAACTCTCGAGATATTACCGTTGATTTCGTTAATCAAGCCAACGTTCCTGGAGACGTTCTCTGGGATTCGGGAGAGATGGTTGTCGTTGACGCGTCGGATCAAGTCACGATTCTGGTCTAGAACGAGTTGCGCACGCTTGAAGCCATTACTCAGCGTATTCCACACCTCCACGTCGTTGAACTCCTCACTGGTCGCAGTAACATGGTCGTCGTCTTTGTTCATCTCCGTCGGAGCTCGTTTGCTGCTCTTCCGGTTGTTTCCGACGAGCGATCGACGTCGTTTTGGTGCTTCCATTCTTTTGAAAATCAAAGCCTCACGTGGCTGATCAATCTAGAGATACA
This genomic stretch from Raphanus sativus cultivar WK10039 chromosome 3, ASM80110v3, whole genome shotgun sequence harbors:
- the LOC108846498 gene encoding protein ELF4-LIKE 1, producing MEAPKRRRSLVGNNRKSSKRAPTEMNKDDDHVTATSEEFNDVEVWNTLSNGFKRAQLVLDQNRDLIRRVNDNHLSRIPENVSRNVGLINEINGNISRVMEIYTDLAVDFSKKIEEAKSGDTTATTSGSYGCGQSSCGS